A region of Vitis riparia cultivar Riparia Gloire de Montpellier isolate 1030 chromosome 12, EGFV_Vit.rip_1.0, whole genome shotgun sequence DNA encodes the following proteins:
- the LOC117926688 gene encoding glutelin type-A 3-like, which yields MELNLAPKFAQKIFEGEGGTYYSWSSAEYELLKEAKVGGGRLVLQPRGFALPHYADSNKIGYVLQGSCGVVGMVFPKASEEVVLKLKEGDILPVPSGAVSWWYNDGDSELVIVFLGETSKAYVPGEFTYFLLTGTQGILGGFSTEFNSRAYNISNEEAEKLAKSQTGVLLIKLPEGQKMPHPCKNSTDKLVYNIDAALPDIHVQNAGLLTALTAKKFPFLGEVGLSATLVKLDANAMSSPVYAADSSVQVIYVAKGSGRIQVVGINGERALDTKVKAGHLYVLPRFFVASTIADGEGMEYFSLITATQPVFGEFTGKTSVWGALSPQVLQASLNVAPEFEQLFRAKIKKSTILVPPQN from the exons ATGGAGTTGAACTTAGCACCAAAGTTTGCACAAAAGATCTTCGAAGGAGAAGGTGGAACATATTACAGTTGGTCAAGTGCTGAATATGAATTGCTCAAGGAAGCAAAGGTTGGTGGTGGAAGGCTTGTTCTGCAGCCTCGTGGCTTCGCTCTCCCTCACTATGCTGACTCCAACAAAATTGGTTATGTTCTTCAAG GCAGCTGTGGAGTAGTTGGAATGGTATTCCCCAAAGCATCCGAAGAGGTGGTGTTGAAACTCAAGGAAGGAGATATATTACCAGTGCCCTCTGGAGCAGTTTCATGGTGGTACAATGATGGAGACTCAGAACTAGTTATCGTATTCCTTGGTGAAACTTCCAAGGCCTATGTTCCCGGGGAATTCACATACTTCCTATTAACTGGAACCCAAGGAATCCTTGGAGGTTTTTCCACTGAATTTAACTCCAGAGCCTATAATATCAGCAACGAAGAAGCCGAAAAGCTTGCCAAAAGCCAAACTGGTGTTTTGCTTATTAAGCTACCAGAGGGCCAAAAAATGCCCCACCCCTGCAAGAACAGTACTGATAAATTGGTGTACAATATTGATGCTGCATTACCTGATATCCACGTCCAAAATGCTGGGTTGCTTACTGCCTTGACAGCAAAGAAGTTTCCCTTCCTTGGAGAAGTTGGGCTCAGCGCCACCCTTGTGAAGCTGGATGCCAATGCCATGTCCTCACCGGTATACGCGGCAGATTCGTCGGTTCAAGTAATTTATGTTGCAAAAGGGAGTGGAAGGATTCAAGTTGTTGGCATCAATGGTGAACGTGCCTTGGACACGAAAGTGAAGGCTGGCCACTTGTATGTTTTGCCAAGGTTCTTTGTGGCCTCTACCATTGCAGACGGTGAAGGAATGGAGTACTTCTCATTGATAACAGCTACACA ACCTGTATTTGGCGAATTTACTGGGAAAACATCAGTATGGGGAGCATTATCTCCACAAGTTTTACAGGCCTCGCTCAATGTGGCTCCAGAGTTTGAGCAGCTTTTCAGGGCAAAGATAAAAAAGAGCACCATTCTTGTTCCTCCACAGAACTAG